One genomic region from Quercus robur chromosome 4, dhQueRobu3.1, whole genome shotgun sequence encodes:
- the LOC126722745 gene encoding putative disease resistance protein RGA3 — MVKGVLFDVAARIIEKADHLSGQEIGQLWGVKDEIVKLRERVSTIKAVLLDAEEGKQSNEVKEWLKRLNDAIYDADNLVDDISTEALRWEVMTRNKKAEQVRIFFSKSRQFAYGRKMGHKVKTMRERLDAMSREMESFHFEERLVETHDRNRVREKTLSPEKFVGREEDKQEIGKFLSDRNVEENVSILSIVGGGGIGKTALAKLIFDDEKEHFEQKIWVCVSDNFDVKIIVQKILEFAKKKKQENLEMKILINDLKKEIHGKRYLLVLDDMWNEDPVKWLNLKNILVSGSARGSKVLVTTRNALVAKNRILGLYLGIWHLKMDKSQGIQSWGILDGESRCGVKDSLFS; from the exons ATGGTGAAAGGAGTTCTGTTCGACGTTGCTGCGCGAATCATAGAGAAAGCAGATCATCTCTCAGGCCAAGAGATCGGACAACTCTGGGGTGTCAAAGATGAGATTGTAAAACTCCGGGAGAGGGTTTCCACAATCAAGGCTGTGCTTCTGGATGCAGAGGAGGGAAAGCAGAGCAACGAAGTCAAAGAGTGGCTGAAAAGGCTGAATGATGCCATTTATGATGCAGACAACTTGGTGGATGACATCTCCACTGAAGCTTTACGATGGGAAGTGATGACACGGAATAAGAAGGCAGAACAGGTACGCATCTTCTTTTCCAAATCGAGACAGTTTGCATATGGTCGTAAAATGGGTCATAAGGTTAAGACAATGAGGGAGAGGCTAGATGCCATGTCAAGGGAGATGGAGTCGTTCCACTTCGAGGAACGTCTTGTGGAGACACATGATAGGAATAGGGTGAGAGAGAAGACTCTTTCTCCCGAAAAATTTGTTGGGAGAGAGGAAGATAAGCAGGAGATTGGAAAATTCCTTTCTGATCGTAATGTTGAAGAGAATGTTTCAATCCTTTCTATAGTTGGAGGAGGAGGGATAGGGAAGACCGCGTTAGCTAAACTCATATTTGATGATGAGAAGGaacattttgagcaaaaaatttGGGTGTGTGTATCTGATAActttgatgtaaaaataattgttcaaaAAATCTTAGAgtttgcaaaaaaaaagaaacaagaaaatcttgaaatgaaaatattGATCAATGATCTTAAGAAAGAAATTCATGGAAAGAGATACTTACTTGTGTTGGACGACATGTGGAATGAAGATCCTGTAAAATGGCTtaacttaaaaaacattttGGTTAGTGGTAGTGCAAGAGGCAGCAAAGTATTAGTGACAACACGCAATGCATTGGTCGCAAAGAAT AGGATTCTTGGACTTTATTTAGGCATATGGCATTTGAAAATGGACAAGAGCCAAGGAATTCAATCATGGGGTATATTGGATGGCGAATCGCGATGTGGTGTGAAGGACTCCCTCTTTTCATAA
- the LOC126723945 gene encoding putative disease resistance protein RGA4 has product MWIAQEFIRSPSQNLEDVGHEYFMELLWRSFIQEVEKDERGNILHFKIHDFMHDLGIMVARFDRTTFYSNMEDINKNALHELESSLQSQISLFKANRVRSFLLPSHPNNPCTRLDKSTYNAIVTSFKSIRLLVLHNLGIETIPSSIGKLKHLRYLDLSYNEHIKTLPNSITRLQNLQTLKLTACTQLEALPRDITKLVNLIYLEISGCMKMTPMLHGLELLRNLRIVRQSVVGKDLSENIPIELLHGEDAALESKVANLKEKQYLQVLEMHWIEDEVDEGDVSDEKTLEALQPHPSLKVLSLYRYWGVSFPTWLSSLTNLVELALFGCKKCHHLPPLDQFPKLKVLELDSLLGLECISKRDSNEEFSNSSFFPSLEELKLKYCPKLKGWWQRKAENHLLPIFPCLSKLCIRGCLNLTSMPLFPFLEKLELYYCSFKPLEQTTQIAIAATTIASKSSSSSSTISNSSFTPFSKLTSLEIGRMKEPLPEEFMQNLNSLNHLLIYECCGPLIQGIRHLTTLKILDICSSEVFDLPNDVNEMEWQGLRNLKFLSLFQHLELESLPVGLQHVTSLQKLMLDYCPNLNTIPEWICNLKSLQLLQILQCPKLKSLPEGICGLTSLHTLEISKCFNLTLFPKEMGGLASLEELYISEVPNLISLPEGIHSLTSLCILDISKWPNLTSLPEWMGGLACLETLYISECPNLALLPKGMHGLTSLKTLCIEDCPILLKRCNRETGEDWHKISHIPNLLRDRQGRNLDEEPNETPKEPAPKNCSLIKIFGCDKF; this is encoded by the exons ATGTGGATCGCGCAAGAGTTCATTAGGTCTCCAAGTCAAAACCTAGAAGATGTTGGTCATGAGTATTTTATGGAATTACTTTGGAGATCATTCATTCAAGAAGTTGAAAAAGATGAAAGGGGAAATATATTACATTTCAAAATACATGACTTTATGCATGATCTTGGGATAATGGTAGCAAGATTTGATAGAACCACTTTTTATTCAAACATGGAAGACATTAATAAGAATGCCCTTCATGAGTTGGAGTCATCATTGCAAAGTCAAATCTCATTGTTTAAAGCTAATAGGGTAAGATCATTTCTTTTGCCAAGTCACCCAAATAATCCATGTACAAGATTGGATAAGTCAACTTATAATGCAATTGTTACAAGTTTTAAGTCCATTCGCTTGTTGGTTCTACATAATCTAGGGATTGAAACAATTCCAAGTTCTATTGGGAAGTTGAAGCATTTAAGGTATCTCGATTTATCTTATAATGAGCATATCAAGACTCTTCCTAATTCCATTACAAGATTACAGAATTTGCAGACACTCAAACTCACTGCTTGCACACAACTTGAAGCACTGCCAAGAGATATTACCAAGCTAGTCAACCTCATATATCTTGAGATTAGTGGCTGCATGAAAATGACTCCTATGCTGCATGGACTGGAGCTATTGCGTAATCTTCGAATAGTGCGACAATCTGTGGTTGGAAAGGACCTAAGTGAAAATATACCAATTGAACTACTTCATGGGGAAGATGCTGCATTAGAATCTAAGGTTGcaaatttgaaagagaaacaataCCTTCAAGTCTTGGAAATGCATTGGATTGAAGATGAAGTTGATGAGGGGGATGTTTCTGATGAGAAGACACTTGAAGCCTTGCAGCCACATCCAAGTCTTAAAGTATTGTCTTTATATAGGTATTGGGGAGTAAGCTTCCCAACCTGGCTATCATCACTCACAAATCTTGTTGAATTGGCATTATTTGGTTGTAAGAAATGTCACCATCTACCTCCGTTGGATCAATTTCCTAAACTTAAGGTTCTTGAACTTGATTCATTGCTTGGTTTGGAGTGCATATCAAAGAGAGATAGCAATGAGGAGTTCTCTAATTCTTCATTCTTCCCATCTCTAGAGGAGCTCAAACTCAAGTATTGCCCTAAACTAAAGGGATGGTGGCAGAGGAAGGCAGAGAATCATTTACTGCCTATATTCCCTTGTCTTTCCAAGTTATGTATTAGGGGATGCCTTAATCTCACTTCAATGCCTCTATTTCCATTTCTTGAAAAGCTAGAGCTGTATTATTGTAGCTTCAAGCCTTTGGAGCAGACAACACAAATAGCAATAGCAGCAACAACAATAGCATCaaaatcctcttcttcttcttctacaatTTCCAACTCCTCATTCACCCCTTTCTCTAAATTAACATCTTTGGAAATTGGACGGATGAAGGAACCTCTACCGGAGGAGTTCATGCAGAATCTTAATTCTCTCAATCATCTATTGATATATGAATGTTGTGGTCCTCTCATTCAAGGTATTAGACATCTCACTACACTTAAGATATTGGACATTTGTTCTTCTGAGGTGTTTGATTTACCAAATGATGTGAATGAGATGGAATGGCAAGGCCTTAGGAATCTTAAGTTTCTAAGTCTCTTTCAGCATCTAGAATTGGAGTCCCTTCCAGTGGGGCTTCAACATGTCACCTCCCTACAAAAGCTCATGCTTGATTATTGTCCTAATTTGAACACTATACCGGAGTGGATTTGCAACCTCAAGTCTCTTCAATTACTACAAATTTTGCAATGCCCCAAATTGAAATCACTACCTGAAGGGATTTGCGGCCTCACCTCTTTGCATACACTAGAAATTTCAAAGTGTTTCAATTTGACTTTATTTCCTAAAGAGATGGGTGGTCTTGCCTCTTTGGAAGAATTGTATATTTCAGAAGTCCCCAATTTGATATCGCTTCCCGAAGGAATACATAGCCTTACATCTCTGTGTATACTAGACATTTCGAAGTGGCCCAATTTGACATCATTGCCTGAATGGATGGGTGGCCTTGCATGTTTGGAAACACTATATATTTCGGAATGCCCCAATCTGGCATTGTTGCCTAAAGGGATGCATGGCCTTACCTCTTTGAAGACATTGTGTATTGAGGATTGTCCAATCTTATTAAAAAGATGCAATAGGGAAACAGGTGAGGATTGGCATAAAATTTCTCACATCCCAAACTTGCTAAGGGACCGACAGGGAAGAAACTTAG ATGAAGAACCAAATGAAACACCAAAGGAGCCTGCTCCTAAGAATTGCAgcttaatcaaaatttttgggtgCGACAAGTTTTAA
- the LOC126722746 gene encoding uncharacterized protein LOC126722746 → MNVKIISWNVRGLNEQDKRLRVRNLIRKWGPDVDYFQETKIGLINRAVIRSLWGGQHVDWSYLGSCGASSGDLVMRLLWEELCGLDSWWSVSWCVGGDFNVVRFPSERLGSNSFTTAMPELSNFILEQGLNDLPLQGGTFTWSNDREVALKARLDRFLFSADWEDKFPTVSQRRISRLCSDHFPIVLDGGSFQRGCMLFRFENMWLKDEGFVDRVWSWWDSYQVYGAPSFILANKLKLLKNDLKKWNVEVFGHVEA, encoded by the exons ATGAATGTGAAGATTATTTCTTGGAATGTTAGGGGGTTGAATGAGCAGGATAAAAGGCTCAGGGTGAGAAATCTGATTAGGAAATGGGGGCCAGATGTGGATTATTTTCAAGAAACCAAAATTGGGCTGATTAATAGAGCGGTGATTCGTAGTTTATGGGGTGGCCAACATGTTGACTGGTCTTATTTAGGGAGTTGTGGAGCTTCTAGTGGGGATTTAGTGAT GAGGCTTTTATGGGAGGAACTTTGTGGCTTGGATAGCTGGTGGAGTGTTTCATGGTGTGTGGGTGGTGACTTTAATGTGGTTAGGTTCCCTTCTGAACGTTTGGGGTCTAATTCTTTCACTACTGCTATGCCGGAGTTGTCCAACTTTATTTTGGAGCAGGGTCTAAATGATTTGCCATTGCAAGGGGGTACTTTTACTTGGTCTAATGATAGAGAAGTTGCCTTGAAGGCTAGGCTGGACAGGTTTTTGTTCTCTGCAGATTGGGAGGATAAGTTTCCAACAGTTTCACAAAGACGGATTTCTAGGTTGTGCTCGGATCATTTCCCAATTGTCCTTGATGGTGGCTCTTTTCAAAGAGGGTGTATGCTGTTTagatttgagaatatgtggcttaAGGATGAAGGTTTTGTAGATAGGGTTTGGTCTTGGTGGGATTCCTACCAGGTTTATGGTGCACCGAGTTTTATTCTGGCCAATAAATTAAAGCTccttaaaaatgatttgaaaaaatggaatgTGGAGGTGTTTGGTCATGTTGAAGcttga